The Acidimicrobiales bacterium sequence CGGTCCCCCACCTCGCGGCGCGCATGGTGGCCGACGCCGACCAGGTGGCGGCGATCGCGGCCCGCTGCAAGCGACTCGGACTCACCGAGGTCTTCTGCATCGGCGGCGATCGCGAAGAGCCCGGCGCCTACCCGGACGCCATGGCGTTCCTGCGGGAGCTGCTCGACGTCGCGGCCGGTGACATCACCACGGTCGGCGTCGGGAGCTACCCGGACGGGCACGCCTTCATCCCCGAGGAGGCGCTGCGGGCCGCGCTCGTCGAGAAGCAGGAGTTGTTCGCGGCGGCCGGCGTCGACGGCCACGCGACGACGCAGATGTGTTTCAGCGCCGACACCATCCGCACCTGGCTCCGGGCCGAACGCGCCGCCGGCCTCACGCTCCCGGTGCACCTCGGGCTGCCCGGCGTCGTCGATCGCACGAAGCTCATGACGATGGGCATGCGCGTCGGTGTGGGGGCGTCGCTGCGCTATCTCAAGAAGAACAAGGCCGGGCTCACCCGGCTGTTCGCGTCGCCCGGCTACAACCCGAGCGCACTCGTCGACCCACTCGGTGGTGACTTCGAGACGCTGGGGATCGCCGGCCTGCACACGTACACCTTCAACCAGGTGGCCGCCACCCACGAGTGGCAGCGGGCCGTCCTGGGCTGACTGCTCACCCTCCGATTGCCGCCACCGCGTCGGCAAGGATCAGGAACGAGCCGGTGACGAGAATCGCGTCGCCGGGGGCGGAGCGCTCGACGGCTCGGTCGACGGCGGCCGCCGTGGTCGACGCAGCCGCCGCATCCACGCCGTGCCGACGCAGCGCGTCGACGACATCCGCGGCGCGATGACTGCGGGGCGGTGTCGCCCCGCCGAACTCGGTGACGATGATCGGGCAGCCGAGGCGGGCGAGCTCCCGTGCGCAGCCGTCGAGATCCTTGCCGGCGCCGAGGGCGAGTACGGCGAGCGCCGGCCACGCGTCGCCGGGGAGGGCGTCCACGAGCGCGGCGAGCTTGAGCGGGTTGTGGGCGCCGTCGAGCAGGAGCCGCCGTCCCGCGATGTCGCGCCGTTCGCCCCGCCCGACCGGCGGCGGTCCCAACGGCGCCGGGAGGGTCACCCCGAGCAACTCGCCGAGCGCGTCTGCTGCGACTGCAGCGACCGCGCGACCGTCGCGCACCCACGAGCCGGCGGGCGCGACCTCGACCAACTCGACACCCGCGGTGTCCGCGCATGTCCGCACCACCGCGGCCGCATCCGGATCGGGTTGGGGGCCGAGCACCGCGATCCGCCGCCCCGCGAGCACGGCGGCCTTCTCCCGGGTGATCGCGTCGATCGTCGAGCCGAGCTCGGCCGTGTGGTCGAGGCCGATGGCGGTGATCACGGTGATCGTGTCGGGCCGGTCGAGCACCGCGGTCGCATCCAACCGCCCGCCGATCCCGGCCTCGGTGACGAAGACGTCCACCCCGGCGTTGCGGCCGAGCACCCACGAGAGGGCGGCCGACGCCGCGAAGAACGTGGGCGGGCGGCCGTGTTCGCGCGCCACGATCGTCGCCGCGGCGCGCACCTCGTCGACGGCGACCACGAGGTCGGCCGGCGACGCGAAGCCACCGTCGATCGTGAACCGCTCGCGGATGTCGTGGACATGGGGCGACACGTGTGTGGCGACCGAACACCCGCCGGCCACGATGGCGTCGGTGAGCATCGACGCCACCGTGCCCTTGCCCGCGGTTCCCACGATGTGCACGGCCGGCGCCGAGCGCTGCGGATTCCCCAGTGCCTCGACGAGCGTGGCGGCCAGCGCCGGCGCCTCGCCCCCGCGGGGCCGGGGAAGGCCCCAGAGCGAGCGCAACCACCCCTCGACTTCGCGCACCCCTTCGGTAGACTGTTCCGTCATGCGGAACGGTTCCACGATCCAGTACAGATCCCGTCGTCCGCTGGCGCCGATCGACCCCTGCCGCTACCACTGAAGCCGTCCGAACGACAGGTGCCCACCCGATGAAGATACTCCTGGCCGACTCCCTCCCGGAAGCGTCCGTGCAGCGCCTCGAAGCCGCCGGCGACGAGGTCCGGGTCGACGCCACCCTCGGCGCGGAGGATCTCGCCGGGGCCCTCGCCGGCATCGAGGTCCTCGTCGTGCGCTCCACCCCGGTCACCGAGGAGGCCCTGCGGGCCGCCGATCAGCTCGCCCTGGTGGTGCGGGCCGGTGCCGGCACGAACACCATCGATTGTGACGTCGCGGCCGAGCTCGGCATCTTCGTGTGCAACGTCCCCGGCAAGAACGCCCTCGCGGTCGCCGAGCTCACGCTCGGCCTGCTCCTCGCCGTGGACCGACACATCGCGGACGCCACCGGCGACCTGCGGGTGGGTCGGTGGAACAAGAAGGCGTATTCGGAGGCCGATGGTCTGTTCGGGCGGACCATGGGCATCATCGGTCTCGGCGACATCGGGATCGCCACCGCCGAGCGGGCGAGCGCCTTCGGCATCGACGTGATCGCCGAGGAGAAGCCGGAGCGGTCCGCGGACGCCGTCGCCCGCGCCCTGCGGGCCGGCGTGCGATTCGTCGCCGACCGCGATGCGCTGCTGCGCGAGAGCGACATCGTGTCGCTCCACGTCCCCGGCGGAGCAGACACCGCCGGCCTGGTCGACGCCGCCTTCCTCGCGACGATGAAGAACGACGCGATCCTCCTGAACACCTCGCGCGGCGATGTCGTCGACGAGGCGGCGTTGATCGCCGCGATGGACGAACGGGGCATCCGCGCCGGGCTCGATGTCTTCGCCGACGAACCGGGCGCCGGCACCGGCGAGTTCGATTCCCCGCTCGCCCGCCACCCGTCCGTCGTCGCCACGCACCACATCGGCGCCTCGACCGAGCAGGCACAGAACGCCGTCGCCGACGGCACCGTCGATGCGATCGATGCCTACCGGCGGGGCGGTGTCGTCAACTGTGTGAACATGGAGGCCGCGCCACCCAAGGCGGCGACCCTCACGATCCGTCACCGCGATCGCGTCGGGGTCCTCGCGGCGGTCCTCACCCTGCTACGCCGCTCGGAGCTCAACGTGTCCAACATGAGCAACAAGATCTTCTCGGGCAGCAAGGCGGCCGTCGCGACGATCGACGTCGGGTCGGTTCCGTCCGCCGCCCTCATCGAGGAACTCCGCTCCCAGGAACACGTGATCAACGTCGCCGTCACCATCGCATGAGCGACCGCCTCTTCGAACCGTTCCAGGCGTGGCTGATCCAGCCCGAATGGGCAAGCCGAGTCATCGCCGGGGCCTACGACGCCAAGACGCCGGCCGAGCGCCGGGCGATCGTGGAGAAGAACCCCTACAGCTACTTCGGCGTCACCCGCAGCCGCGAGGACCTCGCCCGGGGCGATTCGGCGGACGACGAGGAACTGCTCCGGCGCGGCGCGGAGACGCTTGCGCGGATCCTGGACGTCGGCGCGTTCGCGCCCACGCCCCAGGCCGCGCTCTACGCCTACCGGCTCGTCTACGGCGATCACCGCCAGACGGGCGTCGTGGGGGCCCTGGACGTCGCCGGCCTGCTCGACGGCCGCGTCCTCACCCACGAGAACGTGCGACCGAAGCGGGCGGCGCTGCTCGGTCATCACCTCGAG is a genomic window containing:
- a CDS encoding methylenetetrahydrofolate reductase encodes the protein MSATAYSFRRGPRAITDPFVRGLVADMTYELVPMKSLAARLPDLPANARISVTASPVKSLEETLDVCAELLDLGHRPVPHLAARMVADADQVAAIAARCKRLGLTEVFCIGGDREEPGAYPDAMAFLRELLDVAAGDITTVGVGSYPDGHAFIPEEALRAALVEKQELFAAAGVDGHATTQMCFSADTIRTWLRAERAAGLTLPVHLGLPGVVDRTKLMTMGMRVGVGASLRYLKKNKAGLTRLFASPGYNPSALVDPLGGDFETLGIAGLHTYTFNQVAATHEWQRAVLG
- a CDS encoding phosphoglycerate dehydrogenase, whose amino-acid sequence is MKILLADSLPEASVQRLEAAGDEVRVDATLGAEDLAGALAGIEVLVVRSTPVTEEALRAADQLALVVRAGAGTNTIDCDVAAELGIFVCNVPGKNALAVAELTLGLLLAVDRHIADATGDLRVGRWNKKAYSEADGLFGRTMGIIGLGDIGIATAERASAFGIDVIAEEKPERSADAVARALRAGVRFVADRDALLRESDIVSLHVPGGADTAGLVDAAFLATMKNDAILLNTSRGDVVDEAALIAAMDERGIRAGLDVFADEPGAGTGEFDSPLARHPSVVATHHIGASTEQAQNAVADGTVDAIDAYRRGGVVNCVNMEAAPPKAATLTIRHRDRVGVLAAVLTLLRRSELNVSNMSNKIFSGSKAAVATIDVGSVPSAALIEELRSQEHVINVAVTIA